The DNA region AGGCCGAGGCGGCGCGCCGCGCGGGTCACGTTGGACTCCTGCAGCAGGGCATCGAGCGTCAGCAGGAGGGACAGGTCGCGTGCGTCCATGGCCGACGATGGCGCGCCGCACGACCGCTGTCAATACTGTGAAACGCGATCATCAGGCATTGCACGCCGTGCACATGACTGTTGTCCGGGGCGGTGCTTGTCGGCCACGGCGTCCCTGTCGATACTCCCGCCCATGACCATCGAGTCGGTCGTGCAGGCCTGGGGCGCGGCATGGGATGCCCGGGACGGAGCGGCGGCCGCGGCGTTGCTCGCGGCGGACGGCACGTTCGAGGATCCGGTGAGCGGCGGTGCCGTCGGGCGGGCGTCGGTGCCCGACAGCGTCGAGGCGCTGGCGCGGGCCTTTCCCGATGCCCGGTTCGCGCGCGTCCCCGTCGTCGCCGGTGCGCGTGGCGTGATCGAGTGGGTCATGGAGGGGACGCACCTCGGGACATGGCAGGGTGGGCCCGCGACGGGGCGGACGGTGCGGCTCGAGGGCGTGGACGTGCTCGAGGGCGACGCCGCCGGCCTCCGTAGGGTGCGCCGCTACTTCGACCCGACGGCCCTGGCCGAGCAACTGGGATGGGTCACGCTCGTGCAGCCCGAGTCGGTCGGGCGCGCGCGCTACGGGTATTCGATGCGGGTCGCCTCGGGCAATCCCCGGCCGCCCGGGGTCATCGCCCTCACGTGGATCGAGGCCGCCGACCAGGGCGAGAAGGACAGGATTCGGGCGCATTCCCGCCAGAACGTCGACGACTTCCTGCAGGAGCCCGGCTTCATCGCCATCGTCACCGGCTTCACCGGGCTGCGCGGCTTCACCGTGACCGCATGGGAAGACGAGGGGGCGATGCGGCGGGCGCTCGGCAAGCACCACGCGGTGGCGATGGAGGAGCTGTTCGGCGAGCGGTTCGTGGCAGCGGTGTGGACGAGCGTGTGGCAGGCCACCCGCATGAATCGCATCTGGGTCCGCTGCCGCGAGTGCGGATCGTTGCAGGACGTCAACGACGATCATCGGACGTGCACGGCCTGCGCCGCCGGGCTGCCCGAGCGCCCGGCCTTCTGGTGAGGAAGCAGGGGGGCCGCGGCGACCCGTGCCCGCGGCCCTGAGTCACGGCCGTCGGGCCCGACGCCGCGGTGCGGCGCCGGGCATCGTCGCTATCCGCGGAAGTACAGGTACGCGCCCAGGATCGCCGACAGCACGAAGGCCGAGCCGGCCACGTCGCGCCAGTCCCAGCTGTCGCGCGTCTCGGCGTGGTCCGC from Luteitalea sp. TBR-22 includes:
- a CDS encoding ester cyclase codes for the protein MTIESVVQAWGAAWDARDGAAAAALLAADGTFEDPVSGGAVGRASVPDSVEALARAFPDARFARVPVVAGARGVIEWVMEGTHLGTWQGGPATGRTVRLEGVDVLEGDAAGLRRVRRYFDPTALAEQLGWVTLVQPESVGRARYGYSMRVASGNPRPPGVIALTWIEAADQGEKDRIRAHSRQNVDDFLQEPGFIAIVTGFTGLRGFTVTAWEDEGAMRRALGKHHAVAMEELFGERFVAAVWTSVWQATRMNRIWVRCRECGSLQDVNDDHRTCTACAAGLPERPAFW